The DNA region AACTTAATATCAAGCCCAAAATTACAAACTGTTTTTAAAAATCTACATGAAGTAAAACTACCATTTAGGCTATTTCTATTAAAAAGAATAAAATATTTTTTACCTCTTTTAGAATCTTTAAAATAAATTTTAAGCCAATCTCCTGTTGGTTTAACTGAATCTAAATTATCATAAAGATAAGAAATATAAATTGTTCTATTGTCATTGGATTTTAAAATTTTTTTAAAGAAATAATGAGAACCTATTTTCATATCAATATATGATATCTTATTAATAAAATATTTCCTAATATTCTTTAAATGTTTATAGTTTATAATTAAAAATTATTGATAAGTATTCTGTAAGTTTTATGTAGTTATAATTGTATCCATACGTCGCTTTAAAAGCTTTGCGAATTTTAACATTCAATCCTCTAACCATTGCCAAAGTTTCTAAATTGTCCTTCAACATCAAATTTTTAATTACAATCAATGTTTTAATATAATTATCATCAAATGAATGTTCTTTTATCAAATTTTCTAAATGATCCATTGTAAGAGTAGAATAAGTAGCTTTACGTCTAACGTATGTATAAATTCTTTGATTAAGCAATTTTAATAAGTTATTGTCTGCATTATCATCTAAATTATCCAAAACATAACGATTATAATGGAAAGCTGTTGTTATATCGTTTGGTTCGTGTCCTAAAACTTTTGTTATCCAATAATTCATTTCCATATTTTTAGGCGCAAATGCAAGATAAGAAAATTTACAATAAATAGCTCTACAAAAATAAACAGATTCTTCGGGAGCAAAAATATTATTAAAAATTTGACGAAATAATCTATTATAACTGTATGCAAGATTTGAAGAGATCAACTCTTTAGTAAGATGCTCTGTTTGTTCCATATAGCGTATTTCTTTTATAGAATTAATTATTAATTCAGGATCTGCAAAAACTGGAAAAATAACCTCATTAACAATATTATTCTCTCGCTTTTTTGCAATAAAT from Borrelia maritima includes:
- the resT gene encoding telomere resolvase ResT, with product MPPKVKIKNHFEIFRKELEILYNQYLNNKLSYLKLKEKIKILAEHHKAVLFRKDKFTNRSIILNLSKTRKIIKEYINLSVIEKIKRDNAFLFFWKSKKIKELKNIGIKDLGKIEELIFLNQINDEKPYFQYFIDLFATPKWLNDYAHKYKIEKINSYRKEQIFVKINLNTYIEIIKLLLNQTRDVRLKFYGVLMAIGRRPVEVMKLSQFYIADQNHIRMEFIAKKRENNIVNEVIFPVFADPELIINSIKEIRYMEQTEHLTKELISSNLAYSYNRLFRQIFNNIFAPEESVYFCRAIYCKFSYLAFAPKNMEMNYWITKVLGHEPNDITTAFHYNRYVLDNLDDNADNNLLKLLNQRIYTYVRRKATYSTLTMDHLENLIKEHSFDDNYIKTLIVIKNLMLKDNLETLAMVRGLNVKIRKAFKATYGYNYNYIKLTEYLSIIFNYKL